The Drosophila suzukii chromosome X, CBGP_Dsuzu_IsoJpt1.0, whole genome shotgun sequence DNA window CCAACCCTACAAAAGCTTACCCAACTCCTATGCAAATCCTGAATTCCTGCTTTAACCAACTAACCATGCTTTCAAAAATAAACCTTCCTGAATCGATCCCGACTCCCAGCTATAAACCAACTAATATCAATACTGACAACctgcaaaaaaatattaaccaTGGACCTTTTCTACCAGAAATTAACCACGTTCCCGCAATAAAACCAACATCGTGCAACCCTTTATCCAAAAATATACCCCGAAGAATCCCAGCTTTAAACTAGTACATCAATATATAATGCAAATATCACCGATTGCCACCTACTAACTTTGATCCCAACAATATCTCTCCCCATGGAATACCTATTGCATCCAAATCAAATCATCAAATCCAGATGATCAAAAAAAGTAATCCTATAACCCATCTGATCCTGTTCTCATTCGTCATTGGGTGCCATATTTACAAAGATCCTGAATCCCAAGCGAAGTCATCACCAGTTTTAACCTACTAACATTGATCCCAACGATAACCCTGCGAAATTTTAAGACTAATGGAGTTACCATATCAACCCAACAACACCTAACCCAGTTCCCCCCTCAAAGAACCCAAAATCCAAAGATGATCTATGTTCCTGTAATTCAAGCTACCTGGAGACCATCGTGCACCTGTTCAAGGGCAACATTGGACCCGGTCTGTTCGCCATGGGGGATGCCTTCAAGAACGGAGGTCTCCTGGTTGCCCCACTTCTAACCGTGGTGATAGCGGTAGTGTCCATCCACTGCCAACATGTCCTGGTGACCTGCTCCAAGAAGATGCGCGATCTCAAGGGAGAAACTGTGTGTGCGGACTACGCGCAGACGGTGGAGCAGTGTTTCGAGAATGGTCCACCAAAGTTGAGGGGCTGGTCCCGAACGATGGGACGTCTGGTGGACATATTCATCTGTGTGACCCAGTTGGGCTTCTGCTGTATCTACTTTGTGTTCATTAGCACGAATCTGAAGCAGGTGAGTTTTGGCTACGAGCAGGAAGGATGAGATGAGAGGAAACTAAAGATGGGTTACACTTTCGAAGATCCTGCAAGCCTACGACATTGACATGAACGTCCATCTGGTGATGCTGCTGGCCTTTGTGCCCGTGCTCCTCAGTTCATTGATCACGAACCTGAAGTGGCTCACCCCCGTCTCGATGTTCGCGAATATCTGTATGATCGTGGGACTGGCCATAACCCTGTACTATGCTCTTAAGGACGGACTGCCGGAGGTGGAGGAACGCGCCCTCTGGACGAACGGCTCCCAGCTGGCCCTCTTCTTCGGCACCGCCATCTTTGCCTTCGAAGGCATTGCCCTGGTGATGCCGCTGAAGAACGCCATGCGAAAGCCACACCAGTTCGAGCGACCTTTGGGTGTGCTCAATGTGGGCATGTTCCTCGTCTCCGTCATGTTCATGTTCGCCGGATCCGTGGGCTATATGAAGTGGGGTGAGCAGGTCGGAGGCAGTTTGACCCTCAATCTGGGTGATACCATGTGAGTGAGGGGCCTCTGGGGTTTGCTACTTAGATCATCCGATTCTATGGAACTCTTCATCGTCCA harbors:
- the LOC108005396 gene encoding proton-coupled amino acid transporter 1; its protein translation is MDAEAPKNQTVTVPKQETVTEGAAGETAGGAAKVAEKEEHDAEYHPPTSYLETIVHLFKGNIGPGLFAMGDAFKNGGLLVAPLLTVVIAVVSIHCQHVLVTCSKKMRDLKGETVCADYAQTVEQCFENGPPKLRGWSRTMGRLVDIFICVTQLGFCCIYFVFISTNLKQILQAYDIDMNVHLVMLLAFVPVLLSSLITNLKWLTPVSMFANICMIVGLAITLYYALKDGLPEVEERALWTNGSQLALFFGTAIFAFEGIALVMPLKNAMRKPHQFERPLGVLNVGMFLVSVMFMFAGSVGYMKWGEQVGGSLTLNLGDTILAQCVKLMVSAGVLLGYPLQFFVAIQIMWPSAKQMCGIEGRSLVGELGFRTFMVLVTLAIAEMVPALGLFISLIGALCSTALALVFPPVIELIARSDLNKGPGVWICVKNLVILVLALLGFFTGSYESLKQIVKHFGEEEVH